The proteins below are encoded in one region of Amycolatopsis magusensis:
- a CDS encoding YbjN domain-containing protein: MTADSVIRSTLDAAGLSYEQKGDGRYFVTLPGTKKLQTNCWLIAGEHAFSVEAFVCRRPDEAHEEVYRYLLRRNAKLYSVHYTVDAIGDIYLVGRLALDAVTEAELDKILGQVLEAADGDFNTLLEIGFATSIKREWDWRVSRGESLANLQAFKHLMEPESAAAGPVMDS; encoded by the coding sequence TTGACCGCGGACAGCGTGATCAGGTCCACTTTGGACGCAGCGGGATTGTCCTACGAGCAGAAGGGTGACGGGCGGTACTTCGTCACCCTGCCCGGTACCAAGAAGCTGCAGACCAACTGCTGGCTGATCGCCGGTGAGCACGCGTTCTCGGTGGAGGCGTTCGTCTGCCGCCGACCGGACGAAGCACACGAAGAGGTTTACCGGTACCTGTTGCGCCGCAACGCGAAGCTCTACTCGGTGCACTACACAGTGGACGCCATCGGGGACATCTACCTGGTCGGCAGGCTGGCGCTGGACGCGGTCACCGAGGCCGAGCTGGACAAGATCCTCGGCCAGGTGCTCGAAGCCGCCGACGGCGACTTCAACACGCTGCTGGAGATCGGCTTCGCCACCTCGATCAAGCGGGAATGGGACTGGCGGGTCTCGCGGGGTGAGTCGCTGGCGAACCTGCAGGCGTTCAAGCACCTGATGGAGCCGGAGTCGGCGGCCGCCGGACCGGTGATGGATTCGTGA
- the mshA gene encoding D-inositol-3-phosphate glycosyltransferase, with protein MTVTLHRATRWPRRVAVLSVHTSPLEQPGTGDAGGMNVYISQTATEMARRGISVEVFTRATSSEQPPVAELAPGVLVRHVPAGPFEPLGRDELPAQLCAFTSGVLRTEAFQDPGHYDVIHSHYWLSGQVGWLARDRWGVPLVHTAHTLAKVKNALLAEGDTPEPRTRVIGEEQIVAEADRLVANTAVEARELVSLYGASPKAVHTVSPGVDLDRFTPGSKHVARAALGLPRDAVVLAFAGRIQPLKAPDVLLHAAAAMLRRDPDLADRLVVLIVGGPSGSGLDQPQALKELAVTLGIERQTRFLPPQPGAALVDVYRAADVVAVPSYNESFGLVAVEAQACGTPVVAAEVGGLPVAVAHGVSGLLVPTHRARDWAGALASVALKPEWHAELAANAVQHARRFSWRRTTDALLDAYAEASVSFGAFRTEVAV; from the coding sequence GTGACGGTCACGTTGCACAGGGCCACGCGCTGGCCACGCCGGGTTGCGGTGCTGTCGGTGCACACCTCGCCACTGGAGCAGCCGGGTACCGGTGACGCCGGCGGGATGAACGTCTACATCAGCCAGACCGCCACCGAGATGGCCCGCCGCGGGATCAGCGTCGAGGTGTTCACCCGCGCCACCTCCTCCGAGCAGCCGCCGGTGGCCGAGCTGGCGCCGGGCGTGCTGGTGCGGCACGTGCCCGCCGGGCCGTTCGAGCCGCTCGGGCGCGACGAACTGCCTGCGCAGCTGTGCGCGTTCACCTCGGGCGTGCTGCGCACCGAGGCCTTCCAGGACCCGGGCCACTACGACGTGATCCATTCGCACTACTGGCTGTCCGGCCAGGTCGGGTGGCTCGCGCGCGACCGGTGGGGCGTGCCGCTGGTGCACACCGCGCACACGCTGGCCAAGGTGAAGAACGCGCTGCTCGCCGAGGGGGACACCCCGGAGCCGCGCACGCGGGTGATCGGCGAGGAGCAGATCGTCGCCGAGGCCGACCGGCTGGTGGCGAACACCGCGGTCGAGGCCCGTGAGCTGGTCAGCTTGTACGGCGCGTCCCCGAAGGCCGTGCACACGGTTTCGCCGGGCGTGGACCTGGACCGCTTCACCCCGGGGTCGAAGCACGTCGCCCGCGCCGCGCTCGGCCTGCCGCGGGACGCGGTCGTGCTGGCCTTCGCCGGGCGCATCCAGCCGCTCAAGGCACCCGACGTGCTGCTGCACGCGGCCGCGGCCATGCTGCGGCGCGACCCGGACCTGGCCGACCGGCTGGTGGTGCTGATCGTCGGCGGCCCGTCCGGCAGCGGGCTCGACCAGCCGCAGGCGCTCAAGGAACTGGCGGTCACCCTCGGTATCGAACGGCAGACGCGGTTCCTGCCACCGCAGCCCGGCGCGGCGCTCGTCGATGTTTACCGGGCGGCCGACGTGGTAGCCGTGCCCAGTTACAACGAGTCGTTCGGGTTGGTGGCGGTGGAAGCGCAGGCTTGCGGCACGCCGGTGGTGGCCGCCGAGGTCGGCGGGCTGCCGGTCGCGGTGGCGCACGGGGTGTCCGGGCTGCTGGTGCCGACGCACCGCGCGCGGGACTGGGCCGGTGCGCTGGCCTCGGTCGCGCTCAAACCCGAGTGGCACGCGGAACTCGCGGCGAACGCCGTGCAGCACGCGCGCCGCTTTTCCTGGCGGCGCACCACCGACGCGTTGCTGGATGCCTACGCCGAGGCGTCGGTGTCCTTCGGGGCGTTCCGGACGGAGGTAGCGGTTTGA
- a CDS encoding Ppx/GppA phosphatase family protein, with product MRLGVLDVGSNTVHLLVVDAHRGAHPLPMHSEKTVLRLAEQITGSGELTKAGADDLVRAVESAKAAAARLGCAEVMAFATSAVREAKNSAKVLRKVTDETGVDLQVLSGVDEARLTFLAVRRWFGWSAGKLLVLDIGGGSLEVAMGIDEEPELAESLPLGAGRITRTRFKHDPPSRSELIATSAWLEEQLAGLAKKVAKLGFPDRVVATSKTFRSLARLTGAAPSAEGPRVRRALTDTALRQLISFISRMTAADLAQLEGVSASRSHQLVGGALVAQAAMRALSLQELEICPWALREGVILRRLDHSNGAEDTALGGRGLDFDDGRQARWKG from the coding sequence GTGCGCCTTGGGGTCCTCGACGTCGGTTCCAACACCGTCCACCTGCTCGTGGTGGACGCGCACCGTGGTGCCCACCCGCTGCCGATGCACTCGGAGAAGACCGTGCTGCGCCTCGCCGAGCAGATCACCGGCTCCGGTGAGCTGACCAAGGCGGGCGCGGACGACCTGGTGCGCGCGGTGGAGTCGGCGAAGGCGGCGGCCGCGCGGCTGGGCTGCGCCGAGGTGATGGCCTTCGCCACCTCGGCCGTGCGCGAGGCGAAGAACTCGGCGAAGGTGCTGCGCAAGGTCACCGACGAAACCGGCGTGGACCTGCAGGTGCTCTCCGGGGTGGACGAGGCCAGGCTGACCTTCCTCGCGGTCCGCCGGTGGTTCGGCTGGTCGGCGGGCAAGCTGCTGGTGCTCGACATCGGCGGTGGCTCGCTCGAGGTCGCGATGGGCATCGACGAGGAGCCGGAACTGGCCGAGTCGCTGCCGCTGGGCGCCGGGCGGATCACCCGCACCCGGTTCAAGCACGACCCGCCGAGCCGGTCCGAGCTGATCGCCACCTCCGCGTGGCTGGAGGAGCAGCTCGCCGGACTGGCGAAGAAGGTGGCCAAACTGGGGTTCCCCGACCGCGTGGTGGCCACCTCGAAGACCTTTCGCTCACTGGCCAGGCTGACCGGCGCGGCGCCGTCGGCGGAGGGGCCGCGCGTGCGCCGGGCGCTCACCGACACCGCGCTGCGGCAGCTGATCTCCTTCATCTCGCGGATGACGGCCGCCGATCTGGCCCAGCTCGAGGGGGTCAGCGCCAGCCGGTCCCACCAGCTGGTGGGCGGCGCGCTGGTGGCGCAGGCCGCCATGCGAGCTTTGTCACTGCAGGAACTCGAGATCTGCCCGTGGGCGTTGCGGGAGGGAGTGATCCTGCGACGGCTGGACCATTCCAACGGTGCCGAGGACACTGCACTGGGCGGACGGGGACTGGACTTCGACGACGGGCGACAGGCACGGTGGAAGGGATGA
- a CDS encoding GNAT family N-acetyltransferase: MTDLVIRPLHAGEGSLFDTLDVPQLVGFGVFGRKFAEMWAKGEYRPEWTWVALRDGELVARAAWWGGPEDTEPAALDWFDFTDREAAVELLRAPGFHKAEYELALPADWRERPEVVAARQDRVDAAIAAGMRPLVDRFRYTWTLEDGLPERPGRLEYRPEPDDEVVHAAFLRIQEGTLDAHARRAIAQGGLKQAADEEMEFMNWLPSPREWWRLAYTPEGDLVGVTVPGRNYGGAVVGIIGVVPEHRGHGYGYDLLVECTHLLVEAGETRVMAATDVGNKAMAAAFERAGYPVTQERAVLEWPA, translated from the coding sequence TTGACCGATCTGGTCATCCGCCCGCTCCACGCGGGCGAAGGTTCCCTGTTCGACACCCTGGACGTCCCGCAGCTGGTCGGCTTCGGCGTCTTCGGCCGGAAGTTCGCCGAGATGTGGGCCAAGGGCGAGTACCGCCCCGAGTGGACCTGGGTCGCCCTGCGAGACGGCGAGCTGGTCGCCCGCGCCGCGTGGTGGGGTGGTCCCGAAGACACCGAGCCTGCCGCGCTCGACTGGTTCGACTTCACCGACCGGGAAGCGGCCGTCGAGCTGCTGCGCGCACCCGGTTTCCACAAAGCGGAGTACGAACTCGCGCTGCCCGCGGACTGGCGGGAGCGGCCCGAAGTCGTGGCTGCCCGGCAGGACCGCGTCGATGCGGCCATCGCGGCGGGCATGCGGCCGCTGGTCGACCGGTTCCGCTACACCTGGACCCTCGAAGACGGCCTGCCCGAGCGCCCCGGCCGCCTGGAGTACCGGCCCGAGCCGGACGACGAGGTCGTCCACGCCGCCTTCCTGCGCATCCAGGAGGGCACGCTCGACGCCCACGCGCGGCGTGCCATCGCCCAGGGCGGGCTCAAGCAGGCCGCCGACGAGGAGATGGAGTTCATGAACTGGCTGCCGTCGCCGCGTGAGTGGTGGCGGCTGGCCTACACCCCCGAGGGCGACCTGGTCGGTGTCACCGTGCCGGGGCGCAACTACGGCGGCGCGGTGGTCGGCATCATCGGCGTGGTGCCCGAGCACCGCGGGCACGGCTACGGCTACGACCTGCTGGTGGAGTGCACGCACCTGCTGGTGGAAGCCGGTGAGACCCGCGTGATGGCGGCTACCGACGTCGGCAACAAGGCGATGGCGGCCGCGTTCGAGCGCGCCGGTTATCCGGTGACCCAGGAACGTGCCGTGCTGGAGTGGCCCGCGTAG
- a CDS encoding DNA-binding response regulator translates to MDGVSTVVRGEEELFARTAHLFESAAEVACAAADLSTFAASHRSRQPTGDYRAKRVRKIYRPAVLLDRAAAGHLGELVRLGAEVRISADEINETIILDRRVVILAGDRTAGPRGYSVLTGEETVQGVVSLFEAAWRGATELAVYDASVAEIRTLAPRILDMLASGCKDETAARSLGLGLRTYRRRVAELMTALGATSRFQAGVRAGELGLL, encoded by the coding sequence ATGGACGGGGTGAGCACCGTGGTCCGGGGTGAGGAAGAGCTGTTCGCGCGCACCGCGCACCTGTTCGAGAGCGCGGCCGAGGTCGCCTGCGCCGCCGCCGATCTGAGCACCTTCGCCGCGTCGCACCGGAGCCGTCAGCCCACCGGCGACTACCGGGCGAAGCGGGTGCGCAAGATCTACCGGCCCGCGGTGCTGCTGGACCGCGCCGCCGCCGGGCACCTCGGCGAGCTGGTGCGGCTCGGCGCGGAGGTCCGGATCAGCGCCGACGAGATCAACGAGACGATCATCCTGGACCGGCGGGTGGTGATCCTGGCCGGTGACCGGACCGCGGGCCCGCGCGGCTACAGCGTGCTGACCGGCGAGGAGACCGTGCAGGGCGTGGTGTCGCTGTTCGAAGCGGCGTGGCGCGGGGCGACCGAGCTGGCCGTCTACGACGCGAGCGTGGCCGAGATCCGCACGCTGGCGCCACGCATCCTCGACATGCTCGCGTCCGGCTGCAAGGACGAGACCGCGGCCCGCTCGCTCGGGCTCGGCCTGCGGACCTACCGCCGCCGGGTGGCCGAACTGATGACCGCGCTGGGGGCCACCTCCCGCTTCCAGGCGGGCGTCAGAGCGGGCGAACTGGGCCTGCTCTGA
- a CDS encoding response regulator transcription factor, with product MTRVLIVEDEESFADPLAFLLRKEGFTAAVATTGQQALEEFDRNGADIVLLDLMLPGMSGTDVCKQLRQRSGVPVIMVTARDSEIDKVVGLELGADDYVTKPYSARELIARVRAVLRRGGEPGAEGELAPLVLAAGPVRMDVERHVVTVDGVDVSLPLKEFDLLEYLLRNVGRVLTRGQLIDRVWGADYVGDTKTLDVHVKRLRSKIEPDPGSPRHLVTVRGLGYKFES from the coding sequence GTGACCAGGGTGCTGATCGTCGAGGACGAGGAATCGTTCGCCGACCCGCTGGCCTTCCTGCTGCGCAAGGAGGGCTTCACCGCCGCGGTGGCCACGACCGGCCAGCAGGCGCTGGAGGAGTTCGACCGCAACGGCGCCGACATCGTGCTGCTCGACCTGATGCTGCCGGGCATGAGCGGCACGGACGTGTGCAAGCAGCTCCGCCAGCGCTCCGGCGTGCCGGTGATCATGGTGACCGCGCGCGACAGCGAGATCGACAAGGTGGTCGGCCTGGAGCTCGGCGCCGACGACTACGTGACCAAGCCGTACTCGGCCCGCGAGCTGATCGCCCGCGTGCGCGCGGTGCTCCGGCGCGGTGGTGAGCCGGGTGCCGAGGGCGAGCTGGCGCCGCTGGTGCTGGCCGCCGGTCCGGTGCGGATGGACGTCGAGCGGCACGTGGTGACCGTCGACGGCGTGGACGTCTCGCTGCCGCTCAAGGAGTTCGACCTGCTCGAGTACCTGCTGCGCAACGTGGGCCGGGTGCTCACCCGCGGGCAGCTGATCGACCGGGTGTGGGGCGCGGACTACGTCGGTGACACGAAGACGCTGGACGTGCACGTCAAACGGCTGCGGTCGAAGATCGAACCCGACCCCGGCTCGCCGCGGCACCTGGTCACCGTGCGTGGCCTGGGGTACAAGTTCGAGTCATGA
- a CDS encoding DUF4349 domain-containing protein, translated as MGQRRGALVALVLGAMVLGGCTAEDKGSTGSAAAPEMATPGAAAPNPNAAPEKGAPSDKGASSDGGVAKPQSGDSAPAPVQPGQALAITDRKLARSATLSISSGDVGATVQKATQIALAAGGYTGQERTDDKQASLSIVVPAEKLDQVLAEMSGTGEKLLRRELQTKDVTEEVVDVESRLTTQRASVDRVRGLLGQASSISEITSVERELTSREAELESLQGRQKALAGSVAMGTISLNVSTVAVGPATVEEDRGFVGGLAGGWDAFLDFGAGLLTVVGAVLPFAVLFGVPLYFAVRYYLRRRASVVPPESS; from the coding sequence ATGGGACAGAGACGTGGGGCGCTGGTGGCGCTCGTACTGGGGGCCATGGTGCTGGGCGGGTGCACCGCCGAGGACAAGGGGTCGACGGGTTCGGCTGCGGCGCCGGAGATGGCGACACCGGGCGCGGCGGCGCCGAATCCGAATGCTGCGCCCGAGAAGGGTGCTCCGTCGGACAAGGGTGCCTCGTCGGACGGGGGTGTCGCCAAGCCGCAGTCGGGCGATTCCGCCCCGGCTCCGGTGCAGCCCGGGCAGGCACTGGCGATCACCGACCGGAAACTCGCGCGTTCGGCCACGCTGTCGATCAGTTCGGGCGATGTCGGCGCGACCGTGCAGAAAGCCACCCAGATCGCGCTCGCCGCGGGCGGGTACACCGGGCAGGAACGCACGGACGACAAGCAGGCTTCGCTGAGCATCGTGGTGCCCGCGGAGAAACTGGACCAGGTGCTGGCCGAAATGTCGGGCACCGGTGAGAAGTTGCTGCGCCGCGAGCTGCAGACGAAGGACGTCACCGAAGAAGTGGTGGACGTCGAATCGCGGCTGACCACGCAGCGCGCGAGCGTGGACCGGGTGCGGGGGCTGCTCGGGCAGGCCAGCTCCATCAGCGAGATCACCTCGGTCGAACGGGAACTGACTTCGCGGGAAGCGGAGCTGGAGTCCTTGCAGGGACGGCAGAAAGCATTGGCGGGGAGCGTGGCGATGGGGACCATTTCACTGAACGTCAGCACCGTGGCCGTGGGCCCGGCGACGGTCGAGGAGGACCGGGGCTTCGTCGGTGGCCTGGCCGGCGGGTGGGACGCTTTCCTGGACTTCGGCGCTGGTTTGTTGACGGTTGTCGGTGCTGTTCTGCCGTTCGCTGTTTTGTTCGGGGTGCCGTTGTATTTCGCCGTTCGGTATTACTTGCGGCGTCGGGCTTCGGTTGTTCCCCCGGAGAGTTCGTAG
- a CDS encoding proline dehydrogenase family protein — MNPLRSTILAAAGNERLRRLVATAPGTRAVVERFVAGEGHDQAVEAVRSLAGDGLTATLDYLGEDTTDAEQAERTVRTYVDLLDRLHDEGLAPHAEVSVKLSAIGQKLGERLTLDNAGRVCAAAERCGTTVTIDMEDHTTTDATLATVAELRRTWPWVGAVLQSYLRRTEADARALAGSRVRLCKGAYAEPESVAFAGAHEVDRSYVRAANALLAGDGYPMFATHDPRLVEILGERARWYGRKQGSYEFQMLYGIRPDEQRRLAGEGETVRVYVPFGEQWYGYLMRRLAERPANLSFFLRALASRS, encoded by the coding sequence GTGAACCCCCTGCGATCAACGATCCTCGCCGCCGCGGGCAACGAGCGGCTGCGCCGGCTCGTGGCCACCGCGCCGGGCACCCGGGCGGTGGTCGAGCGCTTCGTCGCCGGGGAAGGCCACGACCAGGCGGTCGAAGCGGTGCGGTCCCTGGCGGGCGACGGCCTGACCGCCACCCTGGACTACCTCGGCGAGGACACCACCGACGCCGAGCAGGCCGAGCGCACCGTGCGGACCTACGTCGACCTGCTCGACCGGCTGCACGACGAGGGGCTGGCGCCGCACGCGGAGGTGAGCGTCAAGCTGTCGGCCATCGGGCAGAAGCTGGGGGAACGGCTGACGCTGGACAACGCCGGGCGCGTCTGCGCGGCCGCCGAGCGGTGCGGCACCACGGTGACCATCGACATGGAGGACCACACCACCACCGACGCCACCCTCGCCACGGTCGCGGAACTGCGCCGCACCTGGCCGTGGGTGGGCGCGGTGCTGCAGTCGTACCTGCGGCGGACCGAGGCGGACGCGCGGGCGCTGGCCGGTTCCCGCGTCCGGTTGTGCAAGGGGGCCTACGCGGAACCGGAGTCGGTCGCCTTCGCCGGCGCGCACGAGGTGGACCGGAGCTACGTGCGTGCGGCGAACGCGCTGCTCGCCGGCGACGGGTATCCGATGTTCGCCACGCACGACCCGCGGCTGGTGGAGATCCTCGGCGAGCGGGCGCGCTGGTACGGGCGCAAGCAGGGCAGCTACGAGTTCCAGATGTTGTACGGGATCCGGCCGGACGAGCAGCGCCGGCTGGCCGGGGAGGGGGAGACCGTGCGGGTTTACGTCCCGTTCGGGGAGCAGTGGTACGGCTACCTGATGCGACGCCTGGCCGAGCGGCCGGCGAACCTGAGCTTCTTCCTGCGCGCGCTGGCCAGCCGTTCGTGA
- a CDS encoding sugar phosphate isomerase/epimerase family protein — translation MSIPIGLSTASVWPLKAGAGFELAADLGYDGVEVMVWVDPVSQDVGELRKWSKRTGMPVLSVHSPSLLITQRVWSPDPVIRLRRSVEAAQELGARTVVVHPPFRWQRRYGDGFADLVAELEDASGVAIAVENMFKVRPPGRNRDARVSAFRPSIDPTDVGYRNYTLDLSHTAAAGMDPIALAGRMGAGLTHVHLADGTGVPKDEHLVPGRGGQPCAELLELLLRTGFDGQVVLEINTRRAAEPARRVKDLAEALLYARLHLGQ, via the coding sequence GTGAGCATTCCCATTGGCCTGTCCACGGCTTCGGTGTGGCCGCTGAAAGCCGGGGCGGGCTTCGAACTGGCCGCCGACCTCGGCTACGACGGCGTCGAGGTGATGGTCTGGGTCGATCCGGTCAGCCAGGACGTCGGGGAGTTGCGGAAGTGGTCGAAGCGCACCGGCATGCCGGTGCTGTCGGTGCACTCGCCGTCGTTGCTGATCACCCAGCGCGTGTGGTCACCCGATCCGGTGATCCGCCTGCGCCGGAGTGTGGAGGCCGCCCAGGAGCTGGGGGCGCGCACGGTGGTGGTGCACCCGCCGTTCCGCTGGCAGCGCCGCTACGGCGACGGGTTCGCCGACCTGGTGGCCGAGCTGGAGGACGCCAGCGGGGTGGCCATCGCGGTGGAGAACATGTTCAAGGTCCGCCCGCCGGGCCGGAACCGGGACGCCAGGGTGTCCGCGTTCCGGCCGTCGATCGACCCGACCGACGTCGGGTACCGCAACTACACGCTCGACCTGTCGCACACCGCGGCCGCGGGGATGGACCCGATCGCGCTGGCCGGGCGCATGGGCGCCGGGCTGACCCACGTGCACCTGGCCGACGGCACCGGGGTGCCGAAGGACGAGCACCTGGTCCCCGGCCGCGGCGGGCAGCCGTGCGCCGAACTGCTCGAGCTGTTGCTGCGCACCGGGTTCGACGGGCAGGTCGTGCTGGAGATCAACACGCGGCGGGCCGCCGAGCCCGCGCGGCGGGTCAAGGACCTCGCCGAAGCGCTGCTGTACGCGCGCCTGCACCTCGGGCAGTGA
- a CDS encoding sensor histidine kinase, translated as MTVPASLVLAVGALVAGAVAGFLAASLRRRRTVRRRPPGPTVAELLSRLIHSSNNGVVVLNRFGDRVLHNPRAEELGLVRDNRADVRARTAAEQVVETDESLEIDLSPVETRGRQPEAVLGEVRPLGDGFTVVEAVDHSDAVRLEATRRDFVANVSHELKTPVGAIALLTEAVLDAAEDTEEVRRFGGKILRESTRLGQLVTELIALSRLQGAERLPDLNVVEVDAVVREALGRVRLSAESAEIAVTTDQPSGLLIEGDRTLLVTALSNLLENAIHYSSPGSPVSVSRRLVDGAVEIAVTDRGIGIEEADQQRVFERFYRADKARSRATGGTGLGLAIVKHVAANHGGDVRLWSSPGTGSTFTLRIPAHTPDNGRPATGKQSAATRAEIPPERTPRLVGAQDVTDHGGQL; from the coding sequence GTGACCGTGCCCGCTTCACTCGTTCTGGCCGTCGGAGCACTGGTGGCCGGCGCGGTCGCCGGATTCCTCGCGGCCTCGCTGCGCCGCCGGCGGACCGTGCGCCGGCGGCCACCCGGCCCCACCGTCGCCGAACTGCTGTCCCGGCTGATCCACTCGTCGAACAACGGCGTGGTGGTGCTCAACCGGTTCGGCGACCGGGTCCTGCACAACCCGCGCGCCGAGGAACTCGGCCTGGTCCGGGACAACCGGGCCGACGTCCGCGCGCGCACCGCCGCCGAGCAGGTGGTCGAAACCGACGAATCGCTGGAAATCGACCTGTCGCCGGTGGAGACCCGCGGCCGCCAGCCGGAAGCCGTGCTCGGCGAGGTGCGCCCGCTCGGCGACGGCTTCACCGTGGTCGAGGCGGTGGACCACTCCGACGCGGTCCGCCTCGAAGCCACCCGCCGCGACTTCGTGGCCAACGTCAGCCACGAGCTGAAGACCCCGGTGGGCGCGATCGCGCTGCTCACCGAAGCCGTGCTCGACGCCGCGGAGGACACCGAGGAGGTCCGCCGCTTCGGCGGCAAGATCCTGCGCGAGTCGACGCGGCTGGGGCAGCTGGTCACCGAGCTGATCGCGCTCTCGCGGCTGCAGGGGGCCGAGCGGCTGCCCGACCTCAACGTGGTCGAGGTGGACGCGGTGGTGCGGGAGGCGCTGGGCCGGGTCCGGCTCTCCGCCGAGTCCGCCGAGATCGCGGTGACCACCGACCAACCCAGCGGCCTGCTCATCGAGGGCGACCGCACGCTGCTGGTCACCGCGTTGTCCAACCTGCTGGAGAACGCCATCCACTACTCCTCGCCGGGCAGCCCGGTCTCGGTCAGCCGCAGGCTGGTCGACGGCGCGGTCGAGATCGCCGTGACCGACCGCGGCATCGGCATCGAGGAGGCGGACCAGCAGCGGGTGTTCGAGCGCTTCTACCGCGCCGACAAGGCCCGCTCGCGGGCCACCGGCGGGACCGGCCTCGGCCTCGCCATCGTCAAGCACGTCGCCGCCAACCACGGCGGGGACGTGCGCCTGTGGAGCAGCCCGGGCACGGGCTCCACCTTCACGCTGCGCATACCCGCGCACACGCCGGACAACGGCCGACCGGCCACCGGCAAGCAGTCCGCGGCCACCCGCGCCGAAATTCCCCCCGAGCGGACTCCCCGCCTCGTGGGTGCCCAGGACGTCACCGATCATGGAGGACAGTTGTGA
- a CDS encoding oxidoreductase: MTISPLWTLGDKTVHRLGFGAMRLALGPDGAERDPEQGVAVLRKAVELGVDHIDTAAFYFHGAVSANELINRALRPYRDDLVLATKVGPSRNAAGEHQPEARPDQLRPQVEQNLRELGRDHLDLVYLRIGNSLDRGAGSLAERFGVLADLREQGLIRHLGISNVGEEHLAEATAIAPVTAVQNWYGLSKRDDDALLERCTEQGIAFVPFFSVQSGAPDGVVAGIAAAHGLTEAQVLLAWTLHRAPNVLAIPGTGSVTHLAENVAAAAVELGKEELDRLNSATKV; this comes from the coding sequence ATGACGATCTCTCCCCTCTGGACGCTCGGCGACAAGACCGTGCACCGCCTCGGCTTCGGCGCGATGCGGCTGGCACTCGGCCCCGACGGCGCCGAACGCGACCCCGAGCAGGGCGTTGCGGTGCTGCGCAAGGCCGTCGAGCTCGGCGTCGACCACATCGACACGGCCGCCTTCTACTTCCACGGCGCCGTCTCGGCGAACGAACTGATCAACCGGGCGCTGCGGCCCTACCGCGACGACCTGGTGCTCGCCACCAAGGTCGGCCCCAGCCGGAACGCCGCGGGCGAGCACCAGCCGGAAGCCCGGCCGGACCAGCTCCGCCCGCAGGTCGAGCAGAACCTGCGCGAACTCGGCCGCGACCACCTCGACCTGGTTTACCTGCGGATCGGCAATTCGCTCGACCGCGGTGCCGGTTCGCTGGCCGAGCGGTTCGGCGTGCTCGCGGACCTGCGCGAGCAGGGCCTGATCCGGCACCTCGGCATTTCCAACGTCGGCGAGGAACACCTGGCCGAGGCGACCGCCATCGCACCGGTGACGGCCGTGCAGAACTGGTACGGACTGTCCAAACGGGACGACGACGCGCTGCTGGAGCGCTGCACCGAGCAGGGGATCGCCTTCGTCCCGTTCTTCTCGGTGCAGAGCGGCGCACCGGACGGCGTGGTGGCCGGGATCGCCGCCGCGCACGGCCTCACCGAGGCGCAGGTGCTGCTCGCTTGGACCCTCCACCGGGCGCCGAACGTGCTCGCCATTCCGGGCACCGGGAGCGTCACCCATCTCGCGGAAAACGTGGCCGCGGCGGCGGTCGAACTCGGAAAGGAGGAACTCGACCGGCTGAATTCGGCTACGAAAGTGTGA
- a CDS encoding phosphoglyceromutase — protein sequence MADLGTLVLLRHGQSTWNAENLFTGWVDVPLSEQGAAEAKRGGELLAEAGLLPDVVHTSLLRRAISTANLALDAADRHWIPVRRDWRLNERHYGALQGKNKKQTLEQFGEEQFMLWRRSYDTPPPAIDPGDEFSQAGDARYAGIDAPLTECLKDVVDRFIPYWESDIVPDLRAGKTVLVAAHGNSLRALVKHLDGISDTDIAGLNIPTGIPLRYDLTEDLKPRTAGGTYLDPEAAKEAAAAVANQGR from the coding sequence ATGGCCGATCTAGGGACCTTGGTGCTCCTCCGACACGGGCAGAGCACGTGGAATGCGGAAAACCTGTTCACCGGCTGGGTGGACGTGCCGCTGTCCGAGCAGGGCGCCGCGGAGGCGAAGCGCGGCGGTGAGCTGCTCGCCGAGGCGGGCCTGCTGCCCGACGTGGTGCACACCTCGCTGCTCCGCCGCGCGATCTCGACCGCGAACCTCGCGCTCGACGCCGCCGACCGGCACTGGATCCCGGTCCGCCGGGACTGGCGCCTCAACGAGCGGCACTACGGCGCGCTGCAGGGCAAGAACAAGAAGCAGACGCTCGAGCAGTTCGGCGAGGAGCAGTTCATGCTCTGGCGCCGCTCGTACGACACCCCGCCGCCCGCGATCGACCCCGGCGACGAGTTCAGCCAGGCCGGTGACGCGCGGTACGCGGGCATCGACGCGCCGCTGACCGAATGCCTCAAGGACGTGGTGGACCGGTTCATCCCGTACTGGGAGTCCGACATCGTGCCGGATCTGCGCGCCGGCAAGACCGTGCTGGTCGCCGCGCACGGCAACTCGCTGCGGGCGCTGGTGAAGCACCTCGACGGCATCTCCGACACCGACATCGCCGGGCTGAACATCCCCACCGGCATCCCGCTGCGCTACGACCTGACCGAGGACCTGAAGCCGCGCACCGCGGGCGGCACCTACCTCGATCCGGAAGCCGCCAAGGAGGCCGCGGCCGCGGTCGCGAACCAGGGCCGCTGA